The Pleurodeles waltl isolate 20211129_DDA chromosome 7, aPleWal1.hap1.20221129, whole genome shotgun sequence genome includes a region encoding these proteins:
- the LOC138303513 gene encoding zinc finger protein 268-like gives MPPSDKAYQCSECDKGFRFKHQLIIHKRIHTGNKPFQCSECDKKFRLKHQLNVHERIHTGNKPFQCSECDKKFRVKDQLIVHERIHTGNKPFQCSECGKKFRLKHQLIVHKRIHTGNQPFQCAECGKKFNYKTHLIYHERTHTGYKPYQCSECGKGFCQQGQLSVHKRIHSGEKPYQCSECSISFSVKSSLTEHEKTHTGEKPHQCIECGKRFCQRGALTVHIRRHTGEKPYQCTECGKRFHAKVCLIRHERIHTGEKPFYCTECDERFYDKTDLRRHERKHTGVKPYLANKYGTQNAVRRRTHVGEKLHICTECGKGFGCKSNLTVHLRVHTGEKPYQCSKCKKSFNKKGNLTIHERMHTGEKPYQCSECSKQFSTSVKLSIHKRIHTGEKPFRCSECGKSYSQQGDLHRHKSIHTGREKIHHCAKCGKSFFDKRYLNQHVKIHTGEKPCQCSECGKRFRDHVSLTQHERTHTGERPYQCAECGKNFGIIGNLNVHMRCHNGQKPYHCTECGKYFRRKHHLTSHERTHTGEKPFHCTECDKSFSRKFILTLHERTHTGEKPYMCIVCEKSFSHQGDLKKHEGIHSVDKRYKCAECGKGFNQKRCLTSHERQHMESKPKV, from the coding sequence ATGCCTCCCAGTGACAAAgcatatcagtgctctgaatgtgaCAAAGGGTTCAGGTTTAAACACCAACTTATCATCCACAAAAGAATACATACAGGTAACAAGCCTTTCCAGTGCTCTGAATGTGACAAAAAGTTCAGGTTAAAGCACCAACTTAATGTCCATGAGAGAATACATACAGGTAACAAGCCCTTCCAGTGCTCTGAATGTGACAAAAAGTTCAGAGTAAAGGACCAACTTATTGTCCATGAGAGAATACATACAGGTAACAAGCCCTTCCAGTGCTCAGAATGTGGGAAAAAGTTTAGGTTAAAACACCAACTTATTGTCCACAAAAGAATACATACAGGAAACCAGCCCTTTCAGTGCGCTGAATGTGGGAAAAAATTCAATTACAAAACCCACTTGATCTACCATGAGAGAACACATACAGGTTATAAGccatatcagtgctctgaatgtggGAAAGGATTCTGCCAGCAGGGACAGCTTTCTGTCCATAAGAGAATACACTCCGGTGAGAAACCCTACCAGTGCTCCGAATGCAGCATTAGTTTCAGTGTTAAAAGTAGCCTGACTGAACATGagaaaacacacacaggggaaaaacctcaTCAGTGCattgagtgtgggaaaaggttcTGTCAGAGGGGAGCGCTTACTGTTCACATAAGACGACACACAGGAGAGAAGCCATATCAGTGCACTGAATGTGGGAAAAGGTTCCATGCAAAGGTTTGTCTTATTAGACACGAGAGAATCCACACTGGAGAGAAACCTTTTTATTGCACTGAATGCGATGAACGGTTTTATGATAAAACTGACCTACggagacatgaaagaaaacacacaggTGTAAAACCATATCTGGCCAATAAATACGGGACACAGAATGCTGTCCGCAGAAGAACGCACGTGGGTGAGAAGCTTCATATTTGCACTGAGTGCGGGAAAGGATTTGGGTGTAAGTCTAATCTCACTGTACATTTGAGAGTGCATACAGGTGagaaaccttatcagtgctctaAATGTAAGAAAAGCTTTAATAAAAAAGGAAATCTTACTATCCATGAGAGAATGCACACTGGGGAGAAGCCTTATCAGTGCTCAGAATGTAGCAAACAATTTAGTACTAGTGTTAAACTCAGCATCCATAAGAGAATTCATACAGGTGAAAAACCCTTTCggtgcagtgaatgtgggaaaaGTTACAGTCAACAGGGGGATCTACATAGGCACAAAAGTATACACACAGGAAGAGAAAAAATACATCACTGTGCAAAATGcgggaaaagcttttttgacaagCGTTATCTTAATCAACATGTAAAAATTCATACAGGCGAGAAACCATGCCAGTGCAGTGAATGTGGCAAAAGATTCCGTGATCATGTTTCTCTAACCCAGCATGAGCGAACACATACTGGTGAGAGACCTTATCAGTGCGCTGAATGTGGGAAAAACTTTGGTATAATAGGAAATCTTAATGTCCACATGCGTTGTCATAATGGACAAAAGCCTTATCACTGCACCGAATGTGGCAAATATTTCCGTCGTAAGCACCATCTTACCAGTCATGAAAGAACGCATACAGGGGAGAAACCTTTCCACTGCACTGAATGTGACAAAAGCTTTAGCCGTAAATTCATTCTTACTCTACATGAAAGGACGCACACTGGTGAAAAACCTTACATGTGTATTGTATGTGAAAAAAGCTTTAGTCATCAGGGAGATCTTAAAAAACATGAGGGGATACATTCGGTAGATAAACGTTACAAGTGTGCCGAATGTGGGAAAGGGTTTAATCAGAAAAGATGTCTGACTTCCCATGAGAGACAACATATGGAAAGCAAACCAAAGGTGTGA